In Bacillus sp. KH172YL63, one genomic interval encodes:
- a CDS encoding 2-isopropylmalate synthase — MRTIEIFDTTLRDGEQSAGVNLNTIEKIEVAKQLERLGVDVIEAGFPAASKGDFDAVQRIGATIKHSSVTGLARAQQRDIDAVWESLKGTAEPRLHVFLATSPIHMTHKLKMRPDQVIETAVQAVQYAKKFFPVVQWSAEDACRSDLNFLVNIMEKVIDAGASVINLPDTVGYITPHKYGELFRYVRENVPNIDGVKLSAHCHDDLGMATANSLAAIENGADQIEGTINGIGERAGNAALEEVAVALRIREDFYGATTRLKLDEIKKTSSLVSKLTGMRVPANKAVVGDNAFAHESGIHQDGVLKEKTTYEIITPELIGVTSNRLVLGKHSGRHAFKNKAVELGFELTEEKLNEAFRTFKDLADKKKEIVEEDLFSILTNKQTEMTEGAGYTLERMQVQYGMDNIPTATIQLKYEDGNVSRLASTGSGSVEAIYNTIEKMLPGPSKLLDYKINSVGGGRDALAEVYVRLEYNGEKTSGRGTAQDVLEASARAYLNAVNRSALKPVREKEAVKASL, encoded by the coding sequence GTGCGAACCATTGAAATCTTTGACACAACCCTTCGTGACGGTGAACAGTCAGCCGGTGTGAATCTGAATACAATCGAAAAGATCGAGGTGGCAAAACAGCTGGAAAGACTCGGTGTCGATGTCATTGAAGCTGGTTTTCCTGCAGCTTCAAAAGGGGACTTTGATGCGGTGCAGCGGATCGGTGCAACCATTAAACACAGCTCGGTTACCGGACTTGCAAGGGCACAGCAGCGTGACATCGACGCTGTGTGGGAATCCCTTAAAGGGACCGCCGAACCGAGACTGCATGTGTTCCTTGCCACTTCACCGATTCATATGACCCATAAGCTGAAGATGAGGCCGGATCAAGTCATCGAGACAGCAGTCCAGGCCGTGCAGTACGCAAAGAAATTTTTTCCGGTCGTCCAATGGTCGGCAGAAGATGCGTGCAGGTCGGATCTCAACTTTTTGGTGAACATCATGGAGAAGGTGATCGACGCAGGCGCTTCGGTCATCAATCTGCCTGATACCGTGGGCTATATTACGCCCCATAAATACGGAGAACTGTTCCGGTATGTCAGGGAGAATGTCCCGAATATCGATGGGGTGAAGTTATCTGCCCATTGTCATGACGACCTTGGGATGGCGACGGCCAATTCACTCGCGGCGATTGAGAACGGGGCAGACCAGATTGAAGGAACGATTAATGGAATCGGCGAGCGTGCCGGCAATGCGGCACTTGAAGAAGTGGCGGTGGCCCTTCGGATCCGTGAAGATTTCTACGGGGCGACGACCAGGCTGAAGCTTGATGAAATCAAGAAAACCAGTTCCCTTGTCAGCAAGCTCACGGGGATGAGGGTCCCTGCCAACAAAGCGGTCGTGGGGGACAATGCTTTTGCCCATGAATCGGGCATTCACCAGGATGGCGTCCTGAAAGAGAAGACCACATACGAAATCATCACCCCTGAACTAATCGGAGTGACTTCCAACCGTCTCGTTCTCGGGAAACACTCCGGCCGTCATGCATTTAAAAATAAGGCAGTCGAACTCGGTTTTGAACTGACAGAGGAGAAGCTGAACGAAGCATTCCGCACCTTTAAAGACTTGGCGGATAAGAAAAAGGAAATCGTCGAAGAAGATCTGTTCAGCATCCTGACGAATAAACAGACTGAAATGACCGAGGGGGCAGGATACACGTTAGAAAGGATGCAGGTCCAATACGGCATGGACAATATCCCGACCGCGACAATTCAGTTGAAATACGAGGACGGAAACGTATCCCGCCTCGCTTCGACCGGCTCCGGAAGTGTGGAAGCCATCTACAACACAATCGAAAAGATGCTGCCGGGACCTTCCAAGCTGCTTGATTACAAAATCAACTCTGTCGGAGGCGGCCGGGATGCCCTGGCTGAAGTGTATGTCCGCCTCGAATATAACGGGGAAAAGACAAGCGGACGGGGTACGGCACAGGATGTATTGGAAGCTTCTGCCCGGGCATACTTAAACGCCGTGAACCGGTCGGCCCTGAAACCGGTGAGGGAAAAAGAAGCGGTGAAAGCAAGTCTATAA
- the leuB gene encoding 3-isopropylmalate dehydrogenase, translating to MKKKIAVLPGDGIGQEIMDGALEVLKAVGDWFGHEFEVEKGHIGGSAIDRYGVPLPPETIKLCKESDAVLLGAVGGPKWEHLPKEVRPEKGLLGIRKEFDLFANLRPVKAFESLLGASPLKREIVEEVDLVIVRELTGGLYFGQPSGRQGKQDEVAIDTLVYEKSEIERIVHKAFKLAQKRKKKVTSVDKANVLETSRMWREVVNEVAAEYPDVEVEHMLVDVAAMKLMYQPKQFDVLVTENMFGDILSDEASMITGSLGMLPSASLRGDGFGLYEPVHGSAPDIAGKGKANPLAMILSVAMMLRHSFGLKEEAEMIEMAVQEVLNAGYRTGDLWTMGRGTVVGTGAMSQLVVERLEADHALSSILAAYL from the coding sequence ATGAAGAAGAAAATCGCTGTACTACCAGGAGACGGGATTGGTCAGGAAATCATGGACGGGGCATTGGAAGTACTGAAGGCAGTCGGTGACTGGTTCGGGCATGAGTTCGAAGTCGAAAAGGGCCATATCGGCGGCTCTGCCATCGACCGTTACGGCGTACCATTACCTCCTGAAACGATCAAGCTGTGCAAAGAGAGCGACGCTGTTTTACTGGGTGCAGTCGGAGGGCCGAAATGGGAGCACCTCCCGAAAGAGGTACGGCCTGAAAAAGGGCTGCTCGGGATCAGGAAAGAGTTTGACCTGTTCGCGAATCTTCGTCCGGTGAAAGCCTTTGAAAGCCTTCTGGGGGCCTCTCCCCTTAAACGGGAAATCGTCGAAGAAGTGGATTTGGTGATCGTCCGTGAACTGACGGGCGGCCTGTACTTCGGTCAGCCGTCCGGACGCCAGGGAAAACAGGATGAAGTCGCCATCGACACCCTCGTGTATGAAAAGAGCGAAATCGAACGGATCGTTCATAAAGCCTTCAAGCTTGCACAAAAACGGAAGAAAAAAGTCACCTCCGTCGACAAGGCCAATGTGCTGGAAACAAGCCGAATGTGGCGGGAAGTCGTGAATGAAGTGGCGGCAGAATACCCTGATGTGGAAGTGGAGCACATGCTTGTCGACGTCGCTGCCATGAAGCTGATGTATCAGCCGAAGCAATTCGATGTGCTTGTGACGGAGAATATGTTCGGGGATATCCTCAGTGATGAAGCATCCATGATCACCGGCTCACTCGGCATGCTCCCTTCCGCCAGTCTGAGAGGCGACGGTTTCGGACTGTATGAACCGGTCCACGGCTCTGCACCGGATATCGCAGGTAAAGGAAAAGCCAATCCACTGGCGATGATCCTGTCGGTTGCGATGATGCTCAGACACTCCTTCGGTTTAAAAGAAGAGGCTGAAATGATTGAAATGGCCGTCCAGGAAGTGCTGAATGCAGGATACCGAACAGGCGATCTCTGGACGATGGGACGGGGGACCGTTGTCGGCACCGGTGCCATGAGTCAACTGGTTGTCGAAAGGCTGGAAGCGGATCATGCGCTGTCCTCGATCCTCGCCGCCTACTTATAA